The DNA region GGAAAGCAGAAAATTTTAATGCAGAAGAGCTAATTGATTTTTCTAAGAAAAATGGAGCAAAATATATTGTAGCGTTAGCAAATCACCATGATCATTTTGATTTGTTTAACTCTAGCTACCATCCTTGGAACTCCGTAAATGTCGGGCCCAAGAAAGATATAATTAAGGAATTTGCAGATGCTGCCAGAGCATCCAACTTAAAGTTTGGGGTCACAAGTCATGATAATAGGCATTTGGAATGGTGGAAACCGGCCTTTGGAGCTGATGAAAGCGAAGAACTAAAAGGAGTGCCTTACGATGGTAGACTTACCAAGGAAGACGGAAAAGGGAAATGGTGGGAAGGATTGGATCCTGCGGATCTATATGGACCAATACCGGAAAACAGGACGCCCAAAGTCATTGAGAGTATTAAGCAGAATTGGGAAAAAAGACATCTGGAACTAGTGAATATGTATAAACCCGACTTACTGTATTATGATGGAGGCAGGTTTTCATACGGGGAATATGGTAAAGAAGTAAGTAGACGCCTATACAATAACAGTCTTGCGGAAAACGGAACTATTGAAGCCGTAATGTTGTTAAAGGGCAGAGTACCGGGAACAGTTAACGAGGTTGAAAGTGGAGGAAGTAATACATTACGTAATGAACCATGGCAGTCAGAAATAACATTTACCGATTGGTTTTATAAAAAGGATAGACATCTTACGCATAATGCACGGACGATTTTAGAAATGCTGATAGATGCGGTTAGCAAAAACGGAAATTTACTTCTAAATATAGAATTACATCCAGACGGAACCATACCTAGCGAACAAGAGGTGATAATCAATATTGTTGGTGATTGGTTAGCGATAAATGGTGAGGCAATTTATGAAACACGGCCATGGAATGTATACGGAGACGGAGAAAGTGTACGTGGGGGCAGCTCTCTTTCCGCAAATGGAGAAATTAGAAACGTAGATGAGAATGCGGTAACCATGAGGCACAAGGGCGAACATTACAACCAGCGTACTACCGCCTCGCCAGCTTATGCCAATGACGAAGTAAGGTTTACCGTAAAGGACAAAACGTTCTATATAATAGCACTTAACCCTGAAATAGGCCCGCTGTTGATGCCAACGCTTGGTTTGGGCAAGTCAACAAATCCCGGAAAACTAAAATCATTGGTGCGCCTAGATACCGATACAAATATAAGTTTTAAGCAAACAGAGGTAGGGACATCTATAACTATACCCGTCGTTAATGGCAGGAGTTATCCTATAGTTTTTAAAGCTGAATTTAAAAACGTCAACTTTTAAAACGCAAATCCAAATTCATTTTACCATGGCCAAACTAAATCGACTAAAAAAACATATGTATTCCGTTCTTTTGTGTGCGGTAACGTTAGTTTTTATTTCCTGTAACCAAGCAGAAAAAAAGGAACCGGAAGCACCCAAACAAAAGCCTAATATTCTTTTTATAATGGCGGATGACCACACTTCCCAGGCCTGGGGTATATATGGGGGCATTCTGGAAGATTACGTACATACACCAAATATTAAGAGGTTGGCCGCAGAGGGCACGGTTCTAGAAAATTGCTTGGTATCCAACTCAATTTGTACACCTAGTAGGGCTACTATTCTTACGGGGCAATATAGTCATGTAAATGGAGTAACTACCTTGGGAGCTGGCCTTTCACCTCAATATAACAACATTGCTAAAGAGCTTCAAAAAGGAGGGTACCAAACATCGGTAATTGGTAAATGGCATCTTAAACAAGAGCCTGCAGGTTTTGATTACTATTGCGTGCTTCCAGGCCAAGGTGAGTATTGGAATCCTGTAATGAAAACCAAAGAAAATTGGGAAGATTATTACGGTGGAGGCAAACAATATGAAGGATTCAGCACAGATTTAATAGCGGATAAAACGATTGATTGGATAGAAAACAGGGATAAGGATAAACCTTTTATGGCCATGTGCCACTTTAAAGCTACCCACGAGCCTTTTGATTATCCGGAACGATTTAGCGATTTAAACCGAGATGTTGATATTCCAGTT from Zobellia alginiliquefaciens includes:
- a CDS encoding alpha-L-fucosidase, which gives rise to MKIKRISLFKISILSTLMLCTLCVQSQEGDTNLEWDALAASYKCPEWFRDAKFGIWFHWGPQSVPEQGGGWYARHMYMKDVGKQVFGKMANPYHLKTYGHPSEFGFKDVINSWKAENFNAEELIDFSKKNGAKYIVALANHHDHFDLFNSSYHPWNSVNVGPKKDIIKEFADAARASNLKFGVTSHDNRHLEWWKPAFGADESEELKGVPYDGRLTKEDGKGKWWEGLDPADLYGPIPENRTPKVIESIKQNWEKRHLELVNMYKPDLLYYDGGRFSYGEYGKEVSRRLYNNSLAENGTIEAVMLLKGRVPGTVNEVESGGSNTLRNEPWQSEITFTDWFYKKDRHLTHNARTILEMLIDAVSKNGNLLLNIELHPDGTIPSEQEVIINIVGDWLAINGEAIYETRPWNVYGDGESVRGGSSLSANGEIRNVDENAVTMRHKGEHYNQRTTASPAYANDEVRFTVKDKTFYIIALNPEIGPLLMPTLGLGKSTNPGKLKSLVRLDTDTNISFKQTEVGTSITIPVVNGRSYPIVFKAEFKNVNF